A window of Aricia agestis chromosome 10, ilAriAges1.1, whole genome shotgun sequence genomic DNA:
atttacaacaaaataGGGTTAGAgactttgtaaaataaatattatataatatttttaaagagaaAAGATGCTGCCGTGACAAAAGTTGCTGATGAACTTTTAATCCTtcaatcgcggattcttggaaattctattgtattctattgttttcgccggtgctcttatggggcttgaaggataTAAGAGCTACTTTTTTCATAGCTGCGTCTTTACTACTTTAAATCATTTCTTTAATATATAACTGCtaggttttattaaaaaatgcttACCTTGCATAGGTCCAAAAATGACACAAACGCACAGAAGAAGTAAGCACACTCGGAGACGTCTATTTCCAGGGCCTTTTCGGAAGGCCACTTTAAAAGTTTCAAGTACGAGGCGAAAGTTGAAAAATTCGCGCAAAAAATTGAAACATCCTCCTTCGATCTAGAATCAAATTCATAAATAATGTGTAAGTCTTGTCGATCTTTTAATctttacaaaacattttttttttaaatattaatctgTTATTGAATGTTATTAAAGACCATAAAAGTTCCATAaactaaaatgtaaatttagaattagatgatttttttttatgaaataagggggcaaacgagcaaacgggtcacctgatggaaagcaacttccgtcgcccatggacactcgcagcatcagaagagctgcaggtgcgttgcctgccttttaagagggaatagggtaataggggaaggtagggatggaaagggaactgaataagggagggtaggggattgggcctccggtaaactcactcactcggcgaaacacagcgcaagcgctgtttcacgccggttttctgtgaggacgtggtatttctccggtcgagccggcccattcgtgccgaagcatggctctcccacgtcagaattattattatatagtttacagaaaaatatttaacttaccACTACTGCGTCTTTTTTGATGGGATCTTTCAGGCATAAATACCCGTATGCTATACTAAACACATACAAACTAAGAGATATACCGAATACCCCGTAGTAGCCGAGCCACGATAGTAGAACTCCACTTAGAGCACTTCCTACGGGGTAACCGAGAGACATGCACAAGTTAACGATTCCCACTCTGTATGTTCTTTCTTCCTTAGTAGTTATGTCTCCTATGTAACTGAAGGCGCCCACAAAATTTGTATACCAGCCACCAGTGAGAGCTGAGGGTAAAGATTCCGCTAGGGCTGTGAATTCAACTGGTAGTTCATAGAAAAAAATGGTGCTGATAATCAAACCGAGGCATCCAACGAATTCTCCAACTATCGGTATCATTATACATGCTTTTCGCTTGCCGGTTCTATCACTCCATGCACCGacgaacaatattattaaaacggGGATGGCTGTCTGCACTACGTTCTTCCAAGCCTGCACCTCCGCCGTTAAAGTTTGGACTTGCTCCTCATATTCTGTGTAATTTTCTGTTTGTCTCAATTTTAACGCTTCGCAAACTTCACTGCTGAAATTCAAGTTTACAAGACACGCCTTCTCTAAGTTTAAATTTTGTACGGCGAGTGATGCTAAAACACTAGGCATCACGTAGCATGCCATTATAGGCTCCACGGTTACgttatccttaatatttttgatCTTTTGTAGAAGTGTTACCTTTTtagtttctttttctttttcactGGACACATTTTCTTCGGGCTTTAACGGGGAAGTTTCATTTTCTTCTTTATTATCATCTTCTACTTTTGGTGGTTTTTCACTTGGATACTCCGATTTAGTCATTTTCATTAATTGCTTATTACTTTTGTTCCGTATTTAGTATCACACGTCCATTGTTATAATAAAGTTGATGGAATATCACTATTGTAATACGTAACATagatatttctatatttttaaaacaatatttgctttTTGATTAATTGAGTTCTTGTTTGTTGCAGTGACTAGAAATAATAAACGGCAGAAGCACGTACCTACTGAGATAACTTTAGATATATTACGTCGCTTAAATATCCTCATTATTGTTTATCTGTTAATCCTAGGGGatatactatttttattacGCTTTATTGTGATACTCCAAAAAAAAGTGTTCTACTTGATAAGGAAAAAAATGCCTGTAAATAGAAAACATTTTGGTGtttatcacaatattatgttgtcttGAACGCGATGCACTATGTCTCGATCGTAGTATTGTCGTAAATAATTCTccagatttattattttatatattaactaTCCCTTTAACAAAAACTGCAAACCTTGAAaggtgtaaaaatatttatattactatgGAAATAAATGTATGGATTCAAGaatatacattaaaataaaacaaatcggatattattataaaaatttattcgTCCCGATATCGGTGGGATTTTAAAGAAGATTATAATGtctaaaatctatataatatataataaaattatgattctATAAATAGAATTGTAGGGTATGATCTAGCTTGTACAGTTAGATCAGTCGAGCTTTGACTAGATCACAAAATATGAAGACaatggcacagaatatattaacAAGTAGTCAAAAAcagacagaatataatatttcgttACGTTGGCTTAATCTACAGGCGTtttacttttttcttttctaatTCCCAGCTTGTAGTCAACAAGAATCCATCTGAAAATTAAATCAtgattatttatgtttattttgttCCACAAAATTATTACAACAGATATCAGAGGCTAGATAACTTAGACATCTGTTGTACCTAATAATTTTAGAAGGGGTATTGTGATACAATCCTCAAGGATTTAGGCAGAGGACGGACCTAAGTTATTTGGAAGTGGTATACTACTACGAGTATATTACTGCTAAGTccagtaatattatataggctATTAATATTTTGGGCTCCGATGTAATTTTTAATACTAGACGCTCTTGTAATTTTACTtgctcttataatattatagcattaAAGGCGCCAAAAATGTTGCGCCAAATattatttatcgcgcgggaaccgtacatttttcgggatcaaaaatcatattataatatcctttcccggaactcaaagtgtctcaaagtatctctataccagcataatcggttcagcggtttgggcgtgaagaggtagacaAGTAGATAGAAAGAtatatagatagacagacacactttcacatttattatattattagtattagtaaattagtaatagtaattagtaatttgtatattagtaattagtacttTTTCTAattggtaatttaaaaaaaaatgtttcgagTGGGTTCCAACTTCCAGGTTTTTAGGAAACAAGACCATGGGTTGTACTTGTACATCcattgaaaagaaaatatactttGGTGAGAAAACTGTTGTGAAGTAAAATGtgggtaagtatatttaaaataataggaTTCTGTACTTACATGAACACAATCAGGGCGGGGATAGTCATAGCCGAGCCCATGAGGAACACGGCCCCTGGTAATACCTCCATCGTGGCCGCGTACACCATGGTGTATAGCGGAATGTACACAAGCGGCATCAGATTCTCACTTAACGCGAAGATGGAGTTCACTTTGCCTGAAAATTGTTGTTTTCATGTTGATATtgttgttatagttaaaatattttatggtgacatcagcggtcattgacctttttagtctaggagctttatgaaaaatgctcgcactgtattctgttgacttaagaaaaaaaaaatctatggacGCTACACGCCACGTCTGTCTGGCCCCgcgctaagtacctgaaggacttgtgttataggtaccagacaacggaaatatatttaatacttttatactatattatatatttaagatttttattatatgatacacaatacacatatttaatacacatccaagatgcgaacttttgaaaaactttttgttctgtcggcgggattcgaacccgcgacccccggtttgagctaccatcagcccaccaactgagccacagaagtcgtcaagTCGTGAACTCATAATGACACagactaatcttatatctttaaacgagcaattcttgtatatcttatatctttaaacgagcaattcttatatattattatatattattggaatatataattggaatctcggaatcggcttcaacgattttcatgaaatttagtatatagggggtttctggggcgataaatcgatctagctaggaatcattttaaaaaaatgtcattttcatcgaataccgagcaaagctcggtcaaatagctagtatagaTTTATCGGAAAAGTATTCTacctccataccgaatttcatcaaaatcggttcatcggtttgggcgtgaagaagtaacaaatatacaaacttacaaactttcttcttcataatgtggcggtacccacaattcgcttaACAATTCTGCATctggaagatcttcctttgtggccaccacgcatacccaacaataatattagttaCTTACCCAGCTCATCTACAGCTACCAACTTGGAAGTAAGAGATCTAACAGCGAGTAGACCCATTCCGTTCAGAGTGTCTACCAGAGGAgctgaaaatataatagtacATGTAGTATTTATCAAAATAGATGTAGGTACGTGACGAAAGTGTCGTTACGTAATATTGTTACGAAATAGTTCTGAATTGTAACTAAATAGTAAAACATACAGGACTTATGGCTTGTTACACAATAGTGAATAGTGaaaattttctttgttttacttttttttttattaaataagagggcaaacgagcaaacgggtcacctgatggtaagcaacttacCATCagtaccgtcgcccatggacacccgcaacatcacaagagctgcaggtgcgttgccggccttttaagagggaatacgctcttttcttgaaggtttgcaggtcgtataggtccgaaaatactgctggtgacagttcgttccagagttttacagtgcgcggcagaaagttacgcgaaaaacgcaccgTCATCCAATCCAGAGCTACAGGAAAAATGTTCAGCCCGTTTACATCATTCAAGTagtaatccagcgctggatcgAATTAGGGATTTGGAATTATGTATGCTACAagtttgcaaaataaaatatactatacctttatgattattaatatagagggtgtaacaaacctaagtgataatactttagggtgtgtacctataaagagttcagtgtgaaagtagcagcgctgaaagactaatatttttttcccttttgtatgggcaagcgccccagcgtcacgagtttcccctagggttgctgaggattcctcttccgcttcctcataatgaggaagttctgcaatattttgggttcctcatccgttaccgcatcctcataaataaaaataaaaaaatcctcttccgctatcgcttcctcaaaatttaagaggaatttatgaggaatttcactgcgcatgcgcgtcgcgtatccaatcatggcaacgcacacgccagagcgcgagaattgtatcattcactcatcttaataaaaatgggaccctattactgagacttcgatgtctgtccgtctgtctgtctgtctccaagctttatctcaagaacggctatagctagccttttaaaattttcacagattgtgtatttttgttgccgctatatcaacaaatactaaaaacaaaattaaattaatacttaaggggggctcccatacaacaaacttgatttttttggccttttttgctcgtaatcaataatggcaataggtacgcacttgaaattttcacaaagtcctaaATTGTAAGTGTACtttaatgatttataataaaataaaataaaaattaaggggggctcccatacaaaaaatgcaatttttggcctattttttctctatcggtacggaacccttcgtgcccgagtccgactcgcacttagccgattatttttgtgtgcgtgtgttgtgtatggtTCTGAGCTCCTcttaactgctggaccgattttgatgattctttattctGTGTGTTTTGAGTACGGTATatattcatagtttggtccactggaaaatgcccttttaattattttttgtgtaatgtatgtacctagttatgtacagactgcacaaaggcttttggtttgggtccgctagtatttataatttcctatcatcccattcctcaacctcttcctcatccgcatcctcttcctcaaaaaatatcctcttcctcatccgcatcctctaaatttgcgagtgacaattcctcttcctcctcctcttcctcataatcacttcctcaacaaccctagtttccccatacaaaagtaaaaaaaattttggtctttcagcgctgctactttcacagagaactctctacaagaaacacatacacctTGTTAAACTAGAACTCTGCGAATCATACCTACTTACAGTTTCAAAATGTTATcaagaaaacaaaaacaaagttGACCTGGATTTAAATCCAAGTTCTAGGAAAACATTTATCTTATCAGTGTTGCTAGACATACCTATTTGGTAATCTGTGGCCATACCCTATTCacatttcataaaaacaatatattattaattttatttttaaggttccgtagacAATTGGTAAAAAACAGAAcacttataaaatatagattcgtcatatctacctgtctgtccgtccgtatgtcacagccacttttctcaaAAACTTTAAGAACTATATTGTTGAAACTTGTTAAGAAGGTGTATTCGGTGAACCGCATTGtgaatttcaaacaaaaatagaaaaaaaattaggggGGACCCCATACTTAGAACTGAAACCCAAACATATACGTTTGTTTTGTACTAATATCATTTTTACATAGCGCCAGAGACACTTCCAAAATGGTAAAATGTATGGCCCCCggccagctctggatttatgtatagacTATAGGCGGTATACCGTATATGCCATGGCCCATAGGCGGCAGCGTTATATGGCGTCCTAGGGACAGAGTTCGTAAATacgggcggcaaaattaaagttgcCTGTACtcataaaacaatataaatccggccctgatcCCGGCGTCTGTGACACCTAAATTAATAGTACAAGATTATGCACTTTTCGACTGTCCTAAATTGTATCATGGACATTGGACAAGTAAAATATTGATACGTTATCAGGGTGAGAGTAAACAATGAGTTTGAAAGCAAAACTTTGGTCTCACATCCCTACGCTATATTTAATTCATATACTTGAAAACTTTTAGCTTCGAGTTTTGATATTCTTActagaatattattttacttttggtatatttttgcaaaatatacaatagataaaataaaatatttttttcatttagggcctgtttcaccacttcctgataagtgccggataggcttccACCActaaacttgacagatgaagtatggagaatctgttaaaaaagttgtagatagcctattcggaattttaatcaggaagtggtaaaacaggcccttattatcATAAATTCATAACTCAGTAATAAGTCAACCAGCTTCATACGAAAAGTTCttcttactaaaaataaaatcggccaagtgcgagtcaaactcgcgcatgaagagtcattatagagcaaaaatagacaaaacttgtgttatttgtatgggatatttaacccttaaatatttattttattattaactagcgacccgccccggctttgcacgggtaaaaaatatatagccaatgtcactcactgaataaataagtttttaatctatactaatattattataaagaggtaaactttgtttgtttactcatagatctattactactactcgactaagagctgacgaccaaatcagtcatgtagcttcagctgtgttaaaactccgttagctacttccctgaacaaccctttctgataatctgcctgctggcaggccgtgggcggtgggtgtgggagtagtggggtggggaaaaaaagaaaaaaaatttaggttcagctgtattaaaactccgttacctactcccacacccaccgcccacggcctgtcAGCACGCAGaatatcagaaagggttgttcagggaagtagctaacggagttttaacacagctgaagctacatgtaacatgactgatttggtcgtcagctctccgtcgatactactgatagatacattactattcaatagtcaatactcatagatccacagatctaaactcccctcccgcgagcgcacccccgccttggtagcgccaacttcgaaacgggcgtaaatcgcaatattttaatttcgccataacttctaaaccaaacgtccaattttaatcattcacagaacaaatattgtctacataaactgtacttagagatgaaataatttattttgataaggattattagcatgagtaaaataaatgcatttaaatgtagtccaaaaaatcaagatttttaaataaaaaaatggttgttgtgcctcacttaacatagataggtatagtgtgtcgcggacatttttgtagatatttacaagatctacatttacttagaacattatatggttctatcttttatagtttaggcagcgtacgcaaaataagtaaattttctggttgtttccgaaaaactgaaatatcttacggaaccctatattttccaaaataaaaagtagcctatgttactcgtaaataatgtagctttcgattagtgaaagaatttttaaaataggtccagtagttt
This region includes:
- the LOC121730855 gene encoding proton-coupled folate transporter-like, which gives rise to MKMTKSEYPSEKPPKVEDDNKEENETSPLKPEENVSSEKEKETKKVTLLQKIKNIKDNVTVEPIMACYVMPSVLASLAVQNLNLEKACLVNLNFSSEVCEALKLRQTENYTEYEEQVQTLTAEVQAWKNVVQTAIPVLIILFVGAWSDRTGKRKACIMIPIVGEFVGCLGLIISTIFFYELPVEFTALAESLPSALTGGWYTNFVGAFSYIGDITTKEERTYRVGIVNLCMSLGYPVGSALSGVLLSWLGYYGVFGISLSLYVFSIAYGYLCLKDPIKKDAVVIEGGCFNFLREFFNFRLVLETFKVAFRKGPGNRRLRVCLLLLCVCVIFGPMQGEFTIMYLFTRYRFNWDEVKYSIWSTYSIVTNLIGTAFSMSLFSNYLKFDDTVLGIISLTSKICASFAYAFARNDLEIYIAPLIEILNGTSFIAMRSIATKLVSGEELGKVNSLFGLAEAMTPLVYGPLYSRVYIMTLNVLPGAVFLLGSLLIMPAVGIFIWLFFEHRKDKKRHLESTQTDEKNVC